A genomic region of Nymphaea colorata isolate Beijing-Zhang1983 chromosome 2, ASM883128v2, whole genome shotgun sequence contains the following coding sequences:
- the LOC116246799 gene encoding F-box protein At1g67340-like, with amino-acid sequence MQERGRRRRRGCCPRVSLTKGRVEENRKRVLAYSQGFRCKRRRTVPQSERREDFFEQLPDDLVLCILSKLSSRASSPGDFVNVLATCKRLNGLGMQPVVLGRASPGALSVRASRWTESAHRFLKRCADAGNVEACFILGMIRFYCLESRGSGASLMAKAAIASHAPALYSLAVIQFNGSGGTKNDKDLRAGVALCARAASLGHIDALREFGHCLQDGYGVRQNVAEGRRFLLQANARELASVLSGGCCAWRLPAFPSHRHRPRCDPARFRPWLAGLIESRWQLAGCPLLSDFGCNVPAPEPHPANRFLLEWFADRPPEGSLRLCSHETCGRPETRKHEFRRCSVCGNVNYCSRACQALDWKVRHKHYCFPLDRWDEEEEEEGGGDEEGEEEEEEEAEGNVEEQYSEEFMETDGSI; translated from the exons ATGcaggagagagggaggaggaggaggagggggtgCTGCCCAAGAGTGAGTTTGACGAAGGGAAGGGTAGAAGAAAATAGGAAGAGGGTGCTGGCCTATAGCCAAGGTTTCCGGTGTAAGCGCCGGAGAACGGTGCCACAGAGCGAGAGAAGGGAAGATTTCTTCGAACAATTGCCCGATGATCTCGTTCTCTGCATACTCTCAAAGCTCAGTTCCCGAGCGTCGTCGCCGGGGGATTTCGTCAACGTTCTTGCAAC GTGTAAGAGATTGAATGGGTTGGGGATGCAACCCGTCGTTCTGGGGAGGGCTTCGCCGGGAGCTCTGTCGGTGAGGGCGTCGAGGTGGACGGAATCGGCTCACAGGTTCCTCAAGAGGTGCGCCGACGCTGGGAATGTCGAGGCCTGCTTTATCCTGGGCATG ATTCGGTTTTACTGCCTCGAGTCCCGCGGGAGCGGCGCCTCGCTTATGGCGAAGGCCGCGATTGCGTCTCATGCCCCTGCTCTCTACTCGCTGGCAGTCATCCAATTCAACGGCAGCGGCGGCACAAAGAACGACAAGGACCTCCGCGCCGGCGTTGCTCTCTGCGCCCGCGCCGCCTCCCTCGGCCACATCGACGCCCTCCGCGAGTTCGGCCACTGCCTCCAGGACGGATACGGCGTCCGCCAGAACGTTGCCGAGGGCCGCCGCTTCCTCCTCCAGGCCAACGCCCGCGAGCTCGCGTCCGTTCTCTCCGGCGGTTGCTGCGCCTGGCGCCTCCCTGCTTTTCCTTCCCACCGCCACCGGCCGAGGTGCGACCCGGCGAGGTTCCGACCGTGGCTTGCAGGACTCATCGAGAGCCGTTGGCAGTTGGCAGGCTGCCCTCTCCTCAGCGACTTCGGGTGCAACGTCCCGGCTCCCGAGCCCCACCCTGCCAACCGGTTCCTACTCGAGTGGTTCGCCGACCGGCCTCCGGAAGGCAGCCTCCGGCTGTGTTCTCACGAAACCTGCGGGAGGCCGGAGACTAGGAAGCACGAGTTCAGGCGGTGCTCCGTCTGCGGGAACGTTAACTACTGCTCTCGGGCTTGCCAGGCGCTCGATTGGAAGGTACGACATAAACACTACTGCTTTCCCCTCGATCGGTGggacgaggaggaagaggaagaaggtggTGGTGAcgaagaaggtgaagaagagga